The following coding sequences are from one Megamonas funiformis window:
- a CDS encoding DUF3850 domain-containing protein translates to MIHELKIKPKFFQDIINGIKNFEIRKNDRMFRVGDILVLSEFDYMDNTYTGNQIKVKVDNILTHDDFPDGIPIDYVVMNIRRYNSWIPVQNDIYYRIDIDGDIVEDTWEETTFDYAVLMIGNCFKSKVQAAMYKNYYVHLYKGYQNEKYKRN, encoded by the coding sequence ATGATACATGAATTAAAAATAAAGCCAAAATTTTTTCAAGATATTATAAATGGAATTAAAAATTTTGAAATTCGCAAGAATGACCGTATGTTTAGAGTTGGCGATATATTAGTATTGTCCGAGTTTGATTATATGGATAATACTTATACAGGTAATCAAATTAAAGTAAAAGTAGATAATATATTAACACATGATGATTTTCCAGATGGTATACCTATTGATTATGTAGTAATGAATATAAGACGATATAACTCTTGGATACCAGTACAAAATGATATTTATTATCGCATAGACATAGACGGAGATATCGTTGAAGATACATGGGAAGAAACAACATTTGATTATGCTGTTTTGATGATAGGAAATTGCTTTAAAAGTAAAGTACAAGCTGCTATGTATAAAAATTATTATGTACATTTATATAAGGGGTATCAAAATGAAAAATATAAACGCAATTAA